The proteins below come from a single Diadema setosum chromosome 21, eeDiaSeto1, whole genome shotgun sequence genomic window:
- the LOC140244202 gene encoding uncharacterized protein produces MGKRKGSYYKKKGFRGISANVVKKMKLGAAATPEEDTASRRKLSSQHSPTHRLLCAENPPTLPDPEPENENIIVNKRLLGKALEEFKGHSCPEAFLQIDEADQQRNGLCSTLVLRCSICKMEHTFRTSPNVAGGAGQSAAINRRSVLGAMEVGLGREALADLCAYMNLPAPVNSKSFQDHLNHLHTTSSETADQQMAEAGQRVREMVVAENPELEEEEVLDVAVSYDGTWHKRGFVSNHGVGVVISMDSGEVLDREVLSKVCRECKLKEGWDRDTEEYRNWWEGHKDNCLGGHKGSSGKMEVDAAVAIWGRSVDKHRLRYKYMVSDGDSKAFKAVEETYGEGHKVEKLDCVGHVGKRMFNHLDKFRKSDSHSQEFRKLLNKRGAGRGAGCLHGNADEGTVGRLSKLYRTTIRKASKGIIRNSEEKARATQDLQRAVLAILYHSCKVDDEIRHQYCPNDDWCEYRKHGKMEDKDHHLDGRLLEPLLPVFQRLSDESLLSRCLPGYTQNQNEAFNQLIWKRCPKHVWRTAKVVHIAVNMAVMAFNSGAEIGRHRLLQSLNLSMGAHALLSARRKDKARISNADNRAREANKKKREAIRQGNKEREEGYVEEEGVLYEAGGF; encoded by the exons atgggaaaaagaaaaggcAGCTACTATAAGAAAAAGGGTTTCAGGGGGATTTCAGCAAATGTTGTGAAGAAAATGAAGCTTGGAGCAGCTGCTACACCTGAGGAGGACACTGCTTCCAGGAGAAAGCTTTCTTCACAACACAGTCCCACACATAGACTTCTGTGTGCTGAAAATCCCCCAACCCTTCCCGATCCAGAGCCCGAGAACGAGAACATCATAGTCAACAAGCGGCTCCTTGGTAAAGCTCTTGAAGAATTCAAGGGCCATTCTTGCCCAGAAG CTTTCCTGCAGATTGATGAGGCTGACCAGCAGCGTAATGGACTGTGCAGCACCCTTGTCCTCCGGTGCTCCATCTGCAAGATGGAGCACACATTCAGAACATCACCAAATGTAGCAGGGGGTGCTGGACAATCTGCAGCCATCAATCGGCGGTCCGTTCTTGGAGCTATGGAGGTGGGACTCGGGCGGGAAGCTCTGGCTGACCTGTGTGCCTACATGAACCTTCCCGCCCCGGTGAACAGCAAGAGCTTTCAGGATCACCTGAACCACCTGCACACTACTAGCAGTGAG ACTGCAGATCAGCAGATGGCAGAGGCTGGGCAGCGTGTCAGGGAGATGGTGGTGGCAGAGAACCCGGaactggaggaggaggaggtgctGGATGTGGCAGTATCGTATGATGGCACGTGGCATAAAAGGGGCTTTGTATCTAATCATGGGGTGGGGGTAGTTATTAGCATGGACAGTGGGGAGGTTTTAGACAGGGAGGTATTATCTAAGGTTTGTAGGGAATGTAAACTAAAGGAGGGGTGGGATAGGGATACAGAGGAGTATAGGAACTGGTGGGAGGGGCATAAGGACAACTGTTTGGGAGGGCATAAGGGATCTAGTGGGAAGATGGAAGTAGATGCAGCAGTAGCAATATGGGGTAGGTCAGTAGATAAGCATAGGCTAAGGTATAAGTACATGGTTAGTGATGGGGATAGTAAGGCATTCAAGGCAGTAGAGGAAACATATGGGGAGGGTCATAAAGTAGAGAAGTTAGATTGTGTAGGGCATGTAGGGAAGCGTATGTTTAATCATTTGGATAAGTTTAGGAAGAGCGATAGCCATAGTCAGGAGTTTAGGAAGTTGCTAAATAAGCGGGGGGCTGGACGTGGGGCAGGGTGTTTACATGGTAATGCGGATGAGGGGACAGTAGGTAGGCTTAGTAAGTTATATAGAACAACAATTCGTAAAGCTAGCAAGGGGATAATTAGGAATAGTGAAGAAAAGGCGAGGGCAACACAGGATTTGCAGCGGGCAGTATTGGCTATTCTCTATCACAGCTGCAAAGTTGATGATGAGATCCGCCACCAGTACTGCCCTAACGACGATTGGTGTGAGTATAGAAAACACGGCAAGATGGAGGACAAGGACCACCATCTTGATGGGCGGCTCCTCGAACCCCTCTTGCCTGTGTTCCAGCGACTCAGTGATGAAAGTCTTCTCTCGAGATGTCTTCCAGGGTACACCCAGAACCAGAATGAAGCCTTCAACCAGCTCATCTGGAAAAGGTGTCCCAAACACGTATGGAGGACTGCCAAAGTTGTTCACATTGCAGTCAACATGGCTGTAATGGCGTTCAACAGCGGCGCCGAGATCGGTCGCCACAGACTACTACAGAGCCTCAATCTCAGCATGGGAGCTCATGCCTTGTTGTCTGCACGTAGGAAGGATAAGGCTAGGATTAGTAATGCAGATAATCGGGCAAGGGAGGCTAATAAGAAGAAAAGGGAGGCAATTAGGCAGGGAAATAAGGAAAGGGAGGAGGGCTATGTGGAAGAGGAAGGGGTACTGTATGAGGCGGGAGGGTTTTAG